The Imtechella halotolerans DNA window CAAGTCTATATAAGTTTTATCACTATTCTTAGAAGCGGCATCAGCATCTGCCAATGACTTATTGAAAGCGGCGTCCTTACTGTTATTCGATAATCCCTTCAAGATATCTTTAACAGAAATTTGAAGCGTTACATTAATACCTCCTTTAAGATCAAGACCCTTATTGAGTTCTTTCTCTTTAGCCTCGTTGTAAGTGTATTTAGCGATTCCAATGTTGTATACTTCAACATTTCCTATGGAATCCAAATACCTTGCCTCTGCTGCCTCACGCTTTGCTACAAAATCTTCTTCTCCTTCAGAAAACTGACTGATAGAAACGGATTTAGCATCCTTTTCAATTTTGTTGGTGATAAATGTAAATGATAGCTGATAAATACTAACAATTCCAAATAAAATAGCAAACAGTTTAATTAATCCCTTGTTCTGCATTCGTACTATTATTTAATGGTCATTTTTTTTAAATCGAGCAAATATATAATTTACGACACGATTTAACCAATTTATTTTGTTTTTTTTACTGCAATCAAAAAATATAGCTACATCGCTACAACCCACATTCTTACGTAGAAACACGACGGAAGTAATCAATTTTTAATTAGATTTTACCTCCTTATAAATCAATTGTTTCCCTCCAACTTTTTTAAGTAATCTTTTACGATCAATCTTCATTAGACAAAAAAAACATTCCATAAAAAAACTCCCTTATTCGGGAGTTTTCTATAACGTAATTTTCAAATGGTTTACAACACATTTGACAATGCCTCGTTCATAGTTCGAACAGCTGCTGCGCTTTTGGCAAACAACTCTTTCTCACCGTCATTAAGCTCAACATCTACAATTTGTTCAACTCCATTCTTCCCTATAATACAAGGTACACCTATACAAATATCATCCTGACCATACTCTCCTTCAAGGAAAACAGAGCAAGGAATCATTTTCTTTTGATCATTTAAAATACTATCCACCAAATACGCTACGGAAGCACCTGGAGCATACCAAGCTGAGGTACCTAAAAGTTTAGTTAAAGTAGCTCCGCCAACCATAGTATCAGCCGCTACCTGCCCCAATGCTTCATCGGTAAGGAATTGAGAAACAGGCACTCCATTGTATGACGCTAAACGAGTTAAAGGAATCATAGTAGTATCACCATGACCACCTATTACCATTCCTTTTATATCATTAACTGGCTTATCAAGAGCTAAGGACAAATATGTTTTAAAGCGTGCGCTATCAAGTGCTCCCCCCATACCTATAATCCTATTCTTAGGTAAACCTGTAGCCTTCAATGCCAAATAGGTCATAGTATCCATTGGATTAGAAACAACCACTATAATAGTATTTGGAGAGTATTGCAAAACACTTTCTGAAACCGACTTTACAATACCTGCATTGATACCTATTAGCTCTTCGCGAGTCATTCCGGGTTTACGAGGTATTCCTGATGTAATTACTACTACATCACTTCCAGCAGTTTTACTATAATCATTGGTTACACCCACCACACGGGTATTAAACCCTGTATTGCTGGCGCATTGCATAATATCCAACGCTTTTCCCTCTGCAAATCCTTCTTTAATATCCAAAAGAACCACCTCACTGGCAATACCTCTGTAAGCAATCACATCGGCACAAGTAGCACCTACATTTCCTGCTCCTACTATTGTAACTTTCATGTATAAAATTTTTAAAGATTGATAGTTTTAAACTCTCGCAAAATTAAGGAATTAATGACTAATTGCCCAGTATGCCTCCTTTAAATATTTACTAACGTACACCAAAATTTAACCCAAATGAAACATTATTATACTCTGCCATTGTGTAATCCACATGTACACCAAAGATCCCTAACTTAAGACGTGCACCTACAGTACCCCGTAGACCAGAAACCGTACTTTCTACTGAAAATGGATCCACAATCGTCTCTGAAGAAACAAAACCACTTTTCACTCGATACGTCCCTTTGAGATCCGTTTCAGATTTTCCGGAAATATACCCAATCCCTCCATAGAAATTTATTACAGGTAATTTAGTGGAACCTATCAATTGAAAAAGCCATGTATTCGTCGCATTTTCAAAACGTTGATTTTCCCCTTCTACTACATTTGTCTCTGTAAAATCATATCCACCACTCACATGTGTATAGGCTACAAGACCAGAAATCGCAACTGGCATTACCTCCCCTGTTGGCAGCCAATGAGTAATCTCATGCTGAATAGCTCCGCCAAACATCTGAGCGTGGTACGTATCAGTTTCAACTTTTGGAAGAAAACGCGCTTTAAGCTCAGTCCCCTCAAAAACTCCTAACGAAGCCTGCAAAAATGCAGAGGGTACAAAATTGATATTTGAATTGGCCAATCCAGTAGGAAGTTCAAACTCCGCTTCCTGAGTAGTCCCTAACGGACCACTACTCTCCACATAGGCAAAAACACCCGTTATATCTCCTAACGAGGTCGACACCTCCTTTGACAAACTTCCATCTCTAAATTGCAGATTTTCATAGTCCGCTGTATTCAAAACAAATGATTTGTGTGAACTCCCAGTAAATGAGGCCCCACCAACTAAAGAAATCTCAAATCCAAGAACTTTTTTAACCTTGGCAGTATTGAACCACCCATTATTCATGCTATACATCGCACTGTTAGTACCTGGAGCCAAATAGGAATTAGTAAAACGTCCAGCATCAGCCACTCCTGCCGCCAATAAATCATTGAGATTATCTTGCGCCTTCACGCCTATGGATAGACATAGCAAAGCACATAAAGAAAAGGTTACATTTTTCATAGTAGGTTTAAATTTAGGACATAAAAAAACTCACGTATAGAACGTGAGTTTTTTAAATTTATTTAAAGATTAAGCATCAATTTTAGCATAAGCAGCATTCTTCTCAATGAACTCCCTACGCGGCGGAACTTCATCTCCCATCAACATAGAAAAAATCCTATCAGCCTCCCCTCCATTATCAATAGTAACTTGACGTAAGGTTCTAAATTCAGGATTCATTGTAGTCTCCCATAATTGCTCAGCATTCATCTCTCCAAGCCCCTTATAACGCTGAACATTGGATCCTGAACCGAACTCCTCCTGCAATTTATCACGCTCTTTATCATTCCACGCATATGATTTTTTATTTCCTTTTTTAACCAAATACAATGGAGGAGTCGCAATAAATACGTGACCATTTTCTATAAGCTCCTTCATATATCGGAAGAAGAATGTAAGTATAAGTGTTGCAATGTGAGAACCATCGACATCAGCATCACACATAATTACAACTTTATGATAACGGAGTTTTTCAAGATTCAAAGCTTTACTATCCTCTTCTGTGCCAATAGTAACCCCTAATGCCGTAAAAATGTTTCGAATTTCTTCATTCTCGAACACTTTATGTTGCATGGCCTTCTCTACATTCAAAATCTTACCACGTAGTGGAAGAATTGCTTGAAAATTACGATCACGTCCTTGTTTAGCCGTACCGCCCGCTGAGTCTCCCTCAACAAGGAATACCTCACATTTTACAGGATCTTGCTCAGCACAATCCGATAATTTACCAGGAAGTCCTCCACCACTCATCACGGTTTTACGCTGCACCATCTCACGGGCCTTACGAGCTGCATGACGAGCCTGAGCAGCCAAAATAACCTTTTGCACAATGGTACGGGCATCATTAGGATGCTCTTCCAAATAATTTTCCAACATTTCAGAAACCGCTTGCGATACAGCCGCTGTAACTTCCCTATTTCCTAATTTAGTTTTGGTCTGTCCTTCAAATTGAGGTTCTGCAACCTTAACAGATACAATAGCAGTTAATCCTTCACGGAAATCATCTCCTGAAATTTCGAACTTCAATTTATCTAACATCCCTGAAGAATCCGCATATTTCTTCAAAGTTGTAGTCAAACCTCTTCTAAAACCAGCCAAATGCGTACCGCCTTCATGTGTATTAATATTGTTCACATACGAATGAAGATTCTCATTAAACGAAGAATTATATACCATTGCCACTTCAACAGGAATATCATTTTTCTCTCCTTCCATAGAGATAACCTCAGCAATAATTGGCTCTCGATTTCCATCCAAAAAACGAATAAACTCTTTTAACCCTTCTTGAGAATGAAATACCTCACCTTCAAATTCACCATTTTCCTTTTTATGACGTCTATCAGTTAAAGTAATGGTAATTCCTTTATTGAGATATGACAATTCACGCATACGAGAAGCAAGTGTATCATAACTATACTCCAAGGTTTGCTGAAAAATTGTACTATCAGGTTTGAAGGTAACAATAGTCCCTCGCTTATCAGTTGTCCCAATTTGCTTAACAGGATAAATCGCCTTTCCGCGTTCATATTCTTGCTCCCAAACAACTCCTTCACGGTGAACAGTGGCACGCAAATGATCAGACAACGCATTAACACAAGACACACCTACACCATGTAAACCTCCTGAAACCTTATACGAGTCTTTATCAAACTTACCTCCAGCTCCAATTTTGGTCATTACCACTTCCAAAGCTGAAATCCCTTCTTTCTTGTGTATATCTACCGGAATTCCACGACCATTATCTTCTACCGTAATGGAATTATCTTCGTTTATAGTTACTTTAATAGTATCACAATGACCAGCCAACGCCTCATCTATAGAGTTATCAACCACCTCATATACTAAATGGTGCAATCCACGTGGCCCAACATCACCAATATACATTGAAGGACGCATACGTACGTGCTCCATTCCCTCCAGCGCTTGAATACTATCTGCAGAATAATTATTATTCTTCTTTACTTCTTCACTCATAAAATCAGTGCTTTTTTAATAAAAATTGCATAACAGGCAAATATAACAAACCTTACCTAAATTCAGGGTTTTCATTGCTTTTTAACCATATAAGTTATCAACAAAAATTGTGGAAAATAGCTCCTTAAACAAAATGAGCTCACCTTTCAGTGAGCTCATTTAAATCAGCAATTATATATGAATAGCAATTATTTTTCGTATGCATCGGCATGCACCTTGGCAACAGCCCTACCTGAAGGGTCGTTCATATTTTTAAACGCCTCATCCCATTCCAGAGCTATTTTCGTACTACAAGCCACTGATGGTTCTTGAGGCACACATAAGGCTGCAGCATCACTAGGAAAATGCTCAGCAAAAATTGAACGGTAATAAAATTCCTCCTTAGAGGTAGGCGTCTGTAAAGGAAAACGATATTTAGCATTAGCTAGTTGCTCATCTGTAACTTCTTCACTAACAACCTTCTTAAGAGTATCTATCCAACTATACCCAACTCCATCCGAAAATTGCTCCTTTTGTCTCCAAGCGACACTTTCAGGTAAATAGGATTCAAACGCCTTACGAACAACCCACTTTTCCATACGTTCACCATTAATCATCTTATCCTTTGGATTAAGACGCATGGCTACGTCCATAAACTCCTTATCTAAAAAGGGCACCCTTCCTTCTATCCCCCATGCTGCTAAACTTTTATTGGCTCGCAAACAATCATACATATGAAGCTTATCTAATTTTCGAACTGTTTCTTCATGAAATTCCTGAGCATTAGGAGCTTTATGAAAATAAAGATATCCTCCAAAAAGTTCATCCGCCCCTTCGCCTGACAATACCATTTTTATCCCCATTGATTTGATTACGCGTGCCATAAGATACATCGGGGTTGAGGCCCTTACCGTGGTAATATCATAGGTTTCAAGGTTATAAATCACATCTCGTATAGCATCCAACCCTTCTTGAATAGTAAATTTAATTTCATGATGTATTGTCCCTATATGTTCTGCTACTTTACGTGCAGCAGCTAAATCTGGAGACCCCTCCAAACCTACCGAGAACGAATGTAATTGGGGCCACCAAGCTTCAGTAGTATCATCACTTTCAATACGCTTTTGAGCATATTTTTTAGCAATCGCAGACGTTACTGAAGAATCTAACCCACCAGACAACAACACTCCGTATGGAACATCACTCATCAATTGACGATGAACAGCCGCTTCAAGGGCATCACGCACCTGCTCAACACTAGTTTCGTTATCTTTTACAGCTTCATATTCCACCCAATCTCGCTTATACCATCTTACAAAAACTCCATCAGTACTAGACAGATAATGACCTGGAGGAAATAATTGAATTTTAGTACATACTCCTTCTAGAGCTTTTAACTCAGAGGCTACATAAAATGTTCCATTAGCGTCCCAACCGACATATAAAGGAATTATCCCAATGTGATCACGTGCAATAAAATAGGAATCTTGTTCAACATCATATAATGCAAACCCAAAAATCCCATTCATCTCATCCAAAAAATGAACTCCCTTTTCCTTATACAAGGCCAATATAACTTCACAATCTGATTCTGTTTGAAAAGAATAAGATTCTTTCAATTGCTTACGCAATTCTCTGTGGTTATAAATTTCCCCGTTGGCCGCCAAAACCAGCTTTCTATCTTCACTAAATAAAGGTTGCTTTCCTGAAGCTGGATCTACAATTGCCAAACGCTCATGCGCCATAATAGCTTTTTCATCATTATAAATTCCACTCCAATCAGGACCTCTATGACGTATCTTTTTAGACATCTCCAACACTTGCGGTCTTAATACCGCTGCCTTTTCCTTTAGATCAAAAGCACAAACAATTCCACACATAACAATTACTTCTAATTTGAATGCAAATATTAACTTAAGATTTCACTTTAAAAACAAACAACATTAAATATATTACATTTTAAAACAAAAAATAGTACTATTCGATTAATTCGAAACAATTAACACCTCTTACTAAGAACTTATTATTAAAAATTGAAAGCTGGCACAATTTTTATATTACAATTGAAGTTATCTTAGTAATTCTTAAATCAGTTAACCCATTTAAAATTATTTATATGAAACCACTAATTACTATGGCTTTAATTTGCCTATTCACTGCCTTTTCAACAACTAATGCCATCGCTCAAAAATTCCCTTCTATAGACAAGAGCCCTCATGATATCAGTTACTACCGTGCAGATCGAAATGCGCCTCCAACAATGAA harbors:
- the asnB gene encoding asparagine synthase B, translating into MCGIVCAFDLKEKAAVLRPQVLEMSKKIRHRGPDWSGIYNDEKAIMAHERLAIVDPASGKQPLFSEDRKLVLAANGEIYNHRELRKQLKESYSFQTESDCEVILALYKEKGVHFLDEMNGIFGFALYDVEQDSYFIARDHIGIIPLYVGWDANGTFYVASELKALEGVCTKIQLFPPGHYLSSTDGVFVRWYKRDWVEYEAVKDNETSVEQVRDALEAAVHRQLMSDVPYGVLLSGGLDSSVTSAIAKKYAQKRIESDDTTEAWWPQLHSFSVGLEGSPDLAAARKVAEHIGTIHHEIKFTIQEGLDAIRDVIYNLETYDITTVRASTPMYLMARVIKSMGIKMVLSGEGADELFGGYLYFHKAPNAQEFHEETVRKLDKLHMYDCLRANKSLAAWGIEGRVPFLDKEFMDVAMRLNPKDKMINGERMEKWVVRKAFESYLPESVAWRQKEQFSDGVGYSWIDTLKKVVSEEVTDEQLANAKYRFPLQTPTSKEEFYYRSIFAEHFPSDAAALCVPQEPSVACSTKIALEWDEAFKNMNDPSGRAVAKVHADAYEK
- the gyrB gene encoding DNA topoisomerase (ATP-hydrolyzing) subunit B; the protein is MSEEVKKNNNYSADSIQALEGMEHVRMRPSMYIGDVGPRGLHHLVYEVVDNSIDEALAGHCDTIKVTINEDNSITVEDNGRGIPVDIHKKEGISALEVVMTKIGAGGKFDKDSYKVSGGLHGVGVSCVNALSDHLRATVHREGVVWEQEYERGKAIYPVKQIGTTDKRGTIVTFKPDSTIFQQTLEYSYDTLASRMRELSYLNKGITITLTDRRHKKENGEFEGEVFHSQEGLKEFIRFLDGNREPIIAEVISMEGEKNDIPVEVAMVYNSSFNENLHSYVNNINTHEGGTHLAGFRRGLTTTLKKYADSSGMLDKLKFEISGDDFREGLTAIVSVKVAEPQFEGQTKTKLGNREVTAAVSQAVSEMLENYLEEHPNDARTIVQKVILAAQARHAARKAREMVQRKTVMSGGGLPGKLSDCAEQDPVKCEVFLVEGDSAGGTAKQGRDRNFQAILPLRGKILNVEKAMQHKVFENEEIRNIFTALGVTIGTEEDSKALNLEKLRYHKVVIMCDADVDGSHIATLILTFFFRYMKELIENGHVFIATPPLYLVKKGNKKSYAWNDKERDKLQEEFGSGSNVQRYKGLGEMNAEQLWETTMNPEFRTLRQVTIDNGGEADRIFSMLMGDEVPPRREFIEKNAAYAKIDA
- the mdh gene encoding malate dehydrogenase, translated to MKVTIVGAGNVGATCADVIAYRGIASEVVLLDIKEGFAEGKALDIMQCASNTGFNTRVVGVTNDYSKTAGSDVVVITSGIPRKPGMTREELIGINAGIVKSVSESVLQYSPNTIIVVVSNPMDTMTYLALKATGLPKNRIIGMGGALDSARFKTYLSLALDKPVNDIKGMVIGGHGDTTMIPLTRLASYNGVPVSQFLTDEALGQVAADTMVGGATLTKLLGTSAWYAPGASVAYLVDSILNDQKKMIPCSVFLEGEYGQDDICIGVPCIIGKNGVEQIVDVELNDGEKELFAKSAAAVRTMNEALSNVL
- a CDS encoding DUF6588 family protein; amino-acid sequence: MKNVTFSLCALLCLSIGVKAQDNLNDLLAAGVADAGRFTNSYLAPGTNSAMYSMNNGWFNTAKVKKVLGFEISLVGGASFTGSSHKSFVLNTADYENLQFRDGSLSKEVSTSLGDITGVFAYVESSGPLGTTQEAEFELPTGLANSNINFVPSAFLQASLGVFEGTELKARFLPKVETDTYHAQMFGGAIQHEITHWLPTGEVMPVAISGLVAYTHVSGGYDFTETNVVEGENQRFENATNTWLFQLIGSTKLPVINFYGGIGYISGKSETDLKGTYRVKSGFVSSETIVDPFSVESTVSGLRGTVGARLKLGIFGVHVDYTMAEYNNVSFGLNFGVR